The segment GCGGACGCGGCCGCCCAGTCCGACCCGGACCGCCGCCAGGATCTCGCGATGGTCTGGCTGGTCGCCGGCCTGATCGCCGGTCTGCTGGGCGATCTGGTGTGCTGGTTCATCGGGCTGTTCTACCCGGTGCTCTACACCGGGAACCTGATCAGCGAGCTGACCTCGTTCGCCGCGTTCACCGCGCTGCTGATCTTCCTGGCCGGTGTCATCGCGGTGACCATCGGCCGCTGGAGCGTCGATCGCAAGGCCCCGCCGTACGTGCGCCGCCGCGAGGGCGACGAGGAACGCGCCGACACCGACGTGTTCGCCGCCGTGCAGCCCGGTCCCGACGAGCCCGCCAAGCCTTAGCGGGTACCGACCACCGAATAGGCCGCGGCCAGCAGCGTCGGGTCCGGCCCTTCCAGGCGTCCCGGCTTGGCCAGTCCGTCGAGCACCACGAAGCGCAGCACCCCGGAACGGTTCTTCTTGTCACCGGCCATGTATTCGAGCAGCTGCGGCAACGCGTCGACGTCATAGCTGACGGGCAGGCCCAGCGCGGTCAGCACCCGGGCGTGCCGGTCGGCGGTGTCGTCATCGAGCCGGCCGGCCAGGCGACCCAGCTCCGCGGCGAACACCAGCCCCACCGAGACCGCGGCCCCGTGGCGCCACTTGTAGCGTTCACGGCGCTCGATGGCATGCGCCAACGTGTGCCCGTAGTTGAGGATTTCGCGCAGCGCCGACTCCTTCTCGTCGGCAGCCACCACCTCGGCCTTGACCGCGATCGCGCGCCGGATCAGTTCGGGCAGGACGGTGCCCGACGGGTCCAGCGCGGCCTCCGGGTCGGCCTCGATGAGGTCCAGGATCACCGGGTCTGCGATGAACCCGGCCTTCACGATCTCGGCCATCCCGGCCACGATCTCGTTGCGCGGCAACGTCTGCAGGGTGGCGAGGTCGACCAGCACCGCCAGCGGCTGATGGAACGCGCCGACCAGGTTCTTGCCGGCGTCGGTGTTGATACCGGTCTTCCCGCCGACGGCGGCGTCGACCATGCCCAGCAAGGTGGTCGGCACGTGCACGATGTCGACGCCGCGCAGCCAGGTCGCGGCGGCGAATCCGGCGACATCGGTGGCGGCCCCGCCGCCGAGGCTGACGACGGCATCCTTGCGCCCGATGCCGATCCGGCCCAGCACCTCCCAGATGAAACCGACGACGGGCAGTTCCTTCCCGGATTCGGCGTCCGGGATCTCGATGCGGTGCGCGTCGATGCCCGTGCCGGCCAGGTGTTCGCGGATCGCCTCGGCCGTCTGGGCCAGGGTCGGCTGGTGCAGGATGGCGACCTTGTGCCGACCGGCCAGCGTGCGGCCCAGGTCTTCCAGCAGCCCGGTCCCGATGATCACCGGGTACGGCCGGTCGACCATCACGTCCACTGTCACGGGTTCACTCATTGCGTGCCTCTGCTCGTTTCGCCAGCGCCGCCGGGGTGGGCGGGGCCTCGGTGGTGGGTGCCGGGTTCAGGACGGTCGGTCCGCGTCGCCAGGCCGGTCGGCGGCGCCGGCGCGGCCGCGCCGGACCGCACCCGGACAGCCGGGTGACGATGTGGCGCACCACCGCACCGGGATTGCGCCGGTTGGTGTTGACCCGCATGGTGGCCACCTCACGGAACAGCGGCACCCGCTCGTCCATCAGGGCACGGTACTTCGCGGCCGGGTCGTCACCGGCCAGCAACGGACGCGCACTCCCGGTCGTTCGCCGAATTCCTTCTGCGGCACTGATTTCCAGGTAGATCACGGTGTGACCCTTGAGCGCTTCGCGCACCTCCGGGGTGGTCACCGCACCGCCGCCGAGGGAGACCACACCGTCGTGCTCGTTCAGCGCGGCACGCACCACGTCGGCCTCGATCTGGCGGAAGTGCGCCTCGCCCTGGACAAAGATGTCGGCGATGCTGCTCCCGGTGGTCTCGACGATCTTGGCGTCGGTGTCCAGCAGCGGCACGCCGAGCGCCTTGGCCAACCGCCGGCCGATGGTGGACTTGCCGGAGCCCGGCATGCCCACCAGAACAGCTTTGGGTGCCATCGGCTATCCCGAGGCCTGAGCCGTCGGCTCGTGCTCGGCGACCGCGTGCAGATAGCTCTCGACGTTGCGGCGGGTCTCGGCCAGCGAGTCGCCGCCGAACTTGAGCAACGCGGCCCGCGCCAGCACCAGCGCGACCATCGTCTCGACCACCACGCCGGCGGCCGGCACCGCGCACACATCCGAACGCTGGTGGATCGCCACCGCCTCGTCGCCGGTGGACATGTCCACGGTCGCCAGCGCGCGGGGCACCGTGGAGATCGGCTTCATCGCCGCGCGCACCCGCAGCGGCTGCCCGTTGGTCATCCCGCCTTCCAGGCCGCCGGCCCGGTTGGTGGAGCGGACGATGCCGTCGGGGCCCGGGTACATCTCGTCGTGGGCGACGCTGCCGCGACGGCGCGCGGTCTCGAACCCGTCGCCGATCTCGACGCCCTTGATCGCCTGGATGCCCATCACCGCGGCGGCCAGCTGGCTGTCGAGCCGGTTGTCCCCGCTGGTGAACGAACCCAGTCCGATCGGCAGCCCGGTCACCACCACCTCGACGACGCCACCCAGGGTGTCGCCGTCCTTCTTGGCTGCCTCGATCTCGGTGATCATGGCTTCCTCGGCGGTCTTGTCGAAGGCCCGCACCGGGCTGTCGTCGATGGCGGTCAGGTCCTGCGGCAGCGGGGACGGGCCGTCATAGGGTTTGGACGCGCCGATGGAGATGACGTGGGAGATGACCTCGACACCGAGCGCCTGCTGCAGGAAGGCGCGCGCGACGGTGCCCGCGGCGACCCGGGCCGCGGTCTCGCGGGCGCTGGCCCGCTCCAGCACCGGCCGGGCGTCGTCGAAGCCGTACTTGAGCATGCCCGCGTAGTCGGCGTGCCCGGGGCGCGGGCGGGTGAGCGGCGCGTTGCGGGCGGCGTCGGCGTCGAGTTGGTCGGCGGGCACCGGGTCCGACGCCATCACGGTTTCCCACTTGGGCCACTCGGTGTTGCCGATCTCGATGGCGATGGGGCCGCCGAGGGTGCGGCCGTGACGCACCCCACCCAGCACGGTCACCTGGTCCTTCTCGAACTTCATCCGGGCGCCGCGGCCGTAGCCGAGCCGACGGCGCTGCAACTGGGCCGCGATGTCGTCGGAGGTGACGGACACACCCGCGACCATGCCTTCGACCATCGCCACCAGCGCGCGGCCGTGAGATTCACCTGCGGTAGTCCATCGCAACACGGGTGACATTCTCCCATGCGGCCGGCGGTGCGACCGAATCCGTCGACCCTGCGCTCCGCACTACCACCACGCCAGGGCGACCGACGCCGCGCTGGCCGCACACATCGAGGGGCCGTGCGGCACGGTCGATCCGCGCCGCGCCACCGCGAGCACGACTCCGGCCAACCCGGTCAGCAGCACCGCGCCGATGGCGCCCAGCAGCCAGACGTGCACCCCGAACGTCCCGGTGAGTGCGCCGAGACCGACCGCGAGCTTCACATCGCCGGCACCGAGCGCGGCCGGGTCCATCAGGTGCACCACAAGATAGAGAACGCCGAGCGCGGCGGCGCCCAGCACGGCCGGGGTTCCGCGGCCGGCCAGCACGGCCACGACGAGGATCACCGCGGCTCCGGGCAGGGTGAGCAGATTGGGCAGCCGGCGCTCGCGCAGGTCGTAGCCGCTCAGCATGATCAGCCATCCGGCGAGGACCAGCGCACCCACCGTTTCAGGCTAAGAGCCCGGCAGTGCCTGCCTCATCACCTCTTTGGGCGCCGGCAGCCCGGTGAACTGCTCGACCTGCGCGATTGCCTGGTGCAGCAGCATCTGCAACCCACTGATCACCCGGCCGCCACGCGCCTGCACCGCCGCCGCCAACGGTGTGGGCCACGGGTCATAGATCGCGTCCAGCAGCACCGGGACGCCGTCGATGGTGTGCGCATAGTCGGCCGCGATATCGGCGGGCAGCGTGCTGACCGCAACGTCCAGAGCGGTCACGGCCGTGCCGGGTTCGACCCAGCGGATGTCGATCCCGAGCCGACGACCCACATCCACCGTCGCCGCGGCCTTCTCCCGGTTGCGGGCGATGACCGCGATGTCGGTGACCCCGAGGGTGGCCAGCCCCGCCACCGCCGCCGGTGCGGTACCGCCCGATCCGAGGACGGCGCCGCGCCGCGGGGCGTCGAGCACGTCGACCAGCGCGCCGGCGACCCCGTCGATATCGGTGTTGTCGGCCCGCCATCCGGTCGCGGTGCGCACCAGGGTGTTCGCCGAGCCGACGAGCGCGGCGCGGTCGGTGCGCTCGGTGGCCACCTCCAGGGCGGCGAACTTGCCCGGTTTGGTCACCGACAGCCCGACCCATTCCGGTCCAAGACCGGCCACCAGCGCCGGCAACTGCTCGGCGGTGCACTCGATGCGGTCATAGGTCCACGACGTCAGGCCCAGCGCCCGGTAGGCCGCGAGGTGGATGTCCGGGGACCGGGAGTGCGAGATCGGTGATCCCAGGACCGCCGCGCGCCGAGCGGGACCCCTATCTGGCACTGTCGAGGACACCGTTGTTCCTGGCCACTTCGATGCTCGCCAGGTGCTGCTCATAGTCGCGGGTGAACAGGGTCGTGCCCTGCATGTCGATGGTGACGAAGTACAGCCAGTCCCCCGGTTCCGGGTTCTCCGCCGCGGCCAGGGCGGGTTGACCCGGCGAGCAGATCGGGGTCTTCGGAAGGCCCAGGGAGGCATAGGTGTTCCACGGGGTCACCCGGGCGCGATCACCGTCGGTGGTGGCGATCTCGGTGCGGTCCAGCGAGTAGTTGACCGTCGAGTCGAACTCCAGTTTGCGGTTCTCGGCGAGCCGGTTGAAGATCACCCGCGCCACCTTGGAGAAGTCCTGCGGCTTGGACTCGCGCTGCACCAGCGAGGCCACCACCAGGATCTCGTACGGTGACATCCCGGTGGTCTCGGCCGCGGCGAGCAATCCGTTCGCCTCGTACTGCGCGGCACTGGCGCCGATCAGCGACGCCAGGATCTGCTCGGCCGAACCCGACGGATTGACATTCCAGCTGCCCGGCGCGATCAGTCCCTCCAGGCGGCGGTGATCGTCGCCCATCGCGGTCGCCTCGGCCGTCGCCCAGCCGGGCACCGACAGCGCGCCAAGGTCGGCGGTACCGGCGGCCCGCTTGAGATCGTCGGCGGACACGCACGCCCGGGTGCCGTCCAGATCCACGCAGGAGGCATCCGAGATCAGCGACAGGATGCCCTTGGTGACGGCATCGGTCTTGACGTCCGCGACATCGTCGAGCTGGCGCCCCTCCGGGATCACCATCTGCCCGACCCGGCTCGCCGGGTCGGCGAGCTTCTGCACCGCGCTCGACGCCGGGATCTCGGTGCGCACCTTGTAGAAGCCGGGCTGGATGGCGGCGATCGCCGGGTTGGCGGCCGCGGCCTCCACGAACGCCTTCGACGAGGACACCACGTTGCGTTCCTGCAGCGTCTGCCCGATCGCGGTGGTCGAATCCCCGCTGTGCACCTCGATCACCACATCGGCGGTGCCGTCGCCGGCGAAATCACTGCTGCCGCCGAACAGTCCGTGCCACAGCTTGGAGCCGACGAACACCGCCCCGATGACCACCACGATCAGCGTCACCAGCGCGGCGACCGAGAAGACGCGGCGGCGCCGGGCCGTCCGCCGTTGCTGCGCCCGGGCGGCGCGGCTCAGCCGGCGGCGTGGTGGGCCGACCGCCTGCGGCTCGCTGCGCCCGGGACTCCAGTGATCACTCATCGACAACCCTTACCGCGGACCGGCGCTGGTCCAACCAGTTCTGCA is part of the Mycobacterium adipatum genome and harbors:
- a CDS encoding B-4DMT family transporter gives rise to the protein MSKWLLRGLVFAAVVVVLRLIQGALVDAFPTQAGWISPTLGLFLAIPAIVWAYFDGRADAAAQSDPDRRQDLAMVWLVAGLIAGLLGDLVCWFIGLFYPVLYTGNLISELTSFAAFTALLIFLAGVIAVTIGRWSVDRKAPPYVRRREGDEERADTDVFAAVQPGPDEPAKP
- a CDS encoding prepilin peptidase; this encodes MLSGYDLRERRLPNLLTLPGAAVILVVAVLAGRGTPAVLGAAALGVLYLVVHLMDPAALGAGDVKLAVGLGALTGTFGVHVWLLGAIGAVLLTGLAGVVLAVARRGSTVPHGPSMCAASAASVALAWW
- a CDS encoding endolytic transglycosylase MltG, yielding MSDHWSPGRSEPQAVGPPRRRLSRAARAQQRRTARRRRVFSVAALVTLIVVVIGAVFVGSKLWHGLFGGSSDFAGDGTADVVIEVHSGDSTTAIGQTLQERNVVSSSKAFVEAAAANPAIAAIQPGFYKVRTEIPASSAVQKLADPASRVGQMVIPEGRQLDDVADVKTDAVTKGILSLISDASCVDLDGTRACVSADDLKRAAGTADLGALSVPGWATAEATAMGDDHRRLEGLIAPGSWNVNPSGSAEQILASLIGASAAQYEANGLLAAAETTGMSPYEILVVASLVQRESKPQDFSKVARVIFNRLAENRKLEFDSTVNYSLDRTEIATTDGDRARVTPWNTYASLGLPKTPICSPGQPALAAAENPEPGDWLYFVTIDMQGTTLFTRDYEQHLASIEVARNNGVLDSAR
- a CDS encoding shikimate dehydrogenase, encoding MPDRGPARRAAVLGSPISHSRSPDIHLAAYRALGLTSWTYDRIECTAEQLPALVAGLGPEWVGLSVTKPGKFAALEVATERTDRAALVGSANTLVRTATGWRADNTDIDGVAGALVDVLDAPRRGAVLGSGGTAPAAVAGLATLGVTDIAVIARNREKAAATVDVGRRLGIDIRWVEPGTAVTALDVAVSTLPADIAADYAHTIDGVPVLLDAIYDPWPTPLAAAVQARGGRVISGLQMLLHQAIAQVEQFTGLPAPKEVMRQALPGS
- the aroB gene encoding 3-dehydroquinate synthase, giving the protein MSEPVTVDVMVDRPYPVIIGTGLLEDLGRTLAGRHKVAILHQPTLAQTAEAIREHLAGTGIDAHRIEIPDAESGKELPVVGFIWEVLGRIGIGRKDAVVSLGGGAATDVAGFAAATWLRGVDIVHVPTTLLGMVDAAVGGKTGINTDAGKNLVGAFHQPLAVLVDLATLQTLPRNEIVAGMAEIVKAGFIADPVILDLIEADPEAALDPSGTVLPELIRRAIAVKAEVVAADEKESALREILNYGHTLAHAIERRERYKWRHGAAVSVGLVFAAELGRLAGRLDDDTADRHARVLTALGLPVSYDVDALPQLLEYMAGDKKNRSGVLRFVVLDGLAKPGRLEGPDPTLLAAAYSVVGTR
- the aroC gene encoding chorismate synthase, whose amino-acid sequence is MLRWTTAGESHGRALVAMVEGMVAGVSVTSDDIAAQLQRRRLGYGRGARMKFEKDQVTVLGGVRHGRTLGGPIAIEIGNTEWPKWETVMASDPVPADQLDADAARNAPLTRPRPGHADYAGMLKYGFDDARPVLERASARETAARVAAGTVARAFLQQALGVEVISHVISIGASKPYDGPSPLPQDLTAIDDSPVRAFDKTAEEAMITEIEAAKKDGDTLGGVVEVVVTGLPIGLGSFTSGDNRLDSQLAAAVMGIQAIKGVEIGDGFETARRRGSVAHDEMYPGPDGIVRSTNRAGGLEGGMTNGQPLRVRAAMKPISTVPRALATVDMSTGDEAVAIHQRSDVCAVPAAGVVVETMVALVLARAALLKFGGDSLAETRRNVESYLHAVAEHEPTAQASG